In the genome of Candidatus Coatesbacteria bacterium, the window GGCTGGGTCTTGCGACCCCGCCGCGGCTGGTTCTTCAACAGGCTTCCGCTGCTGCCAGGCAACGGGCGGCGAGTGAGCTAGGTGCCCTCCTCCCAGGAGGCCAGGTATCGGCGCTGGCGCTCGGTCAGTACATCGAACGTCACGCCCATGCTCTCCAGCTTGAGCGCGGCGATGCGCTGATCTATCTCCTCGGGGATGACGTGGACGGTGTTGTCCAGCTCACGGCCGTGCTGGAGCAGGTACTCGGCGGAGAGGGCCTGGCCGCAGAAGGACAGGTCCATCACCTTGGCGGGATGGCCCTCGGCGGCGGCCAGATTGACCAATCGGCCCTCGCCCAGAATGAAGACGGAATGGTCCCCCGGCAGTTTGTACTCGACCAGGCTGGTGCGGATCTCCCGCCGCTCGACGGCGTAGTCGCGCAGGGCGGCGACCTCGAGCTCGACGTCGAAGTGGCCCGCGTTGGCCACGATCGCCCCGTCCTTCATCTTCTTGAAATGTTCGACGGTGATCACGTCGCGGTTGCCGGTGACGGTGACGAAGATGTCTCCCAGCTCGGCGGCCTCGTGCATCGGCATGACCCGGAAGCCGTCCATCACGGCCTCGAGGGCCCGTACGGGGTCGACCTCGGTGACGATGACGTCGGCGCCCTGGCCGGCGGCCCGGGAGGCCACGCCGTGACCGCACCAGCCGTAGCCGGCGACGACGAAGGTGCTGCCGGCGATCAGGGTGTTGGTGGCCCTCAGGATGCCGTCGATCGTCGACTGCCCCGTGCCGTAGCGGTTGTCGAACAGATGCTTGGTCAGGGCGTCGTTGACGGCGATCACCGGCAGACCGAGGGCGCCGTCGGCGGCCATCGCCCGCAGGCGGATGACCCCGGTGGTCGTTTCCTCCGTCGAGCCGTGGAGCTTCTCGATCAGCGGCTTGTACTCCTTGTGC includes:
- a CDS encoding adenosylhomocysteinase codes for the protein MTCDIADKSLAARGKLRIEWAERQMPALRLVRERFAAEKPLEGLIIACCLHVTTETANLARTLAAGGAEVHLCASNPLSTQDDTAASLVEDYGINVYAVHGEDNETYYRHVRACLDAEPDLTMDDGADLVSTLHKEYKPLIEKLHGSTEETTTGVIRLRAMAADGALGLPVIAVNDALTKHLFDNRYGTGQSTIDGILRATNTLIAGSTFVVAGYGWCGHGVASRAAGQGADVIVTEVDPVRALEAVMDGFRVMPMHEAAELGDIFVTVTGNRDVITVEHFKKMKDGAIVANAGHFDVELEVAALRDYAVERREIRTSLVEYKLPGDHSVFILGEGRLVNLAAAEGHPAKVMDLSFCGQALSAEYLLQHGRELDNTVHVIPEEIDQRIAALKLESMGVTFDVLTERQRRYLASWEEGT